Within the Planctomycetota bacterium genome, the region ACTCGTCGAGCTTCAGCCGCAGGACCGGGGTGCGGCGATGCAGCTCCTGAGCGCCTACGAGCAGGCGGCGAAGTATGAGAAGGCCATCGAGCTGGTGAGCAAGCTCACCGAGCGGTTCCCCGAGGAGGCGGACCCGCTGCCGTTCCGCCTGGCGTATCTCTACGTTCGGAGCGGGCAGAAGGAGCGTGTGTCACGGGTCACTTCAAACCAGGCCGGTCCAGGTGGATGACTGAGGTCATTAGACACTTTCCTCTCATGGTAAGTTGGGCCCCGGCCCACAAGATTTGGCACTTTTTCCTAACAGAAACCATGACCACGCACGCCAAAGTCGTACTGGTTCGTAACCCGCGGGAAATTGGGGTTGGACGCGGGAGCGTCCGATTCTCGGCCCCCACGCGGAGCGTAGGGGCGAGAAGGAAGGTCTCCGCAGGCGGGACGCTTGCGGCTACGCTTGAGGCCCTGACCGACGCAACATGGTTCCGGCCACTGCAACCTGATTCGCGGCCGGAGTAGCATCTGGTCGCCTCCGCGGAAGGTGGTGGGAATTGCGGGTTAGGTGGGCGCGCAGGGGGCGGCGGGTGAGGCGACTTGGAGCCTGCTCTGGTGCATGCGCGGACAGCCACAACGTGTGGCGGGGCTCGGGGGGTCTCGCTCGTGAGCCGGGAAGTCTGGGAGACTCTGGGAGACTCTGGGAGAGTCGGGCATGTGGTGGTGAGTTCGGGCGGGGCCACCACCTGTAGGGTGCGCGCTCGGCGGCGGATTTTCGGGGGGAGAGCTTGCAAGCGGGGTTGGACGGTGTATAATCGTGGCGGCCGGGCGCGGCCCGAGGTGGGGCGGCCCGGCTCCCCCCGTTCCCCGTGTTCCCCTGGCGGCTTGGCGTTGAGCCACGAAGCGGTCCCACTATGGCGCGGCTGATAGAGCGCACCGAACAGGGCGAGGTGGCGCACGACCTGGTGTTCGGCAGCACGACGATCGGCCGCGGACGGCTGAACGACATCGTGATCGCCGACGCCGGCGAGCGGCGGGTGCATGCGGAGATTCTCGCGGTGGGCGGCGGGCGGTACATCGTGCGCGACCCCGGGTCGCGCTCGGGCGTTGTGGTGAACGGCGGGCGCGTGGAGGGGCGCCGCGTGCTGGCGGCCGGCGACGAGCTGCGCGTGGGGGGCGTGGGGTTCACGTTCGAGCCCGATGCGCCGGCGGAGGGAGCGGCGGCGCCCCAGGCCAAGCCGCAGGGGCGCGGGTTCGTGCGTCTGACCGTCGGCACGATGGCGGCGCGGGTGTTCGGTTTCCTGCGCGAGCTGGTGGCGACGGCGTACTTCGGGCTGTCGTCGGGCATCTACGACGCCTATGTGGCAGCGAGCACGCTGCCGAACCTGTTCCGCGACGTGCTGGGCGAGCAGGCGGCCGAGGGGGCCTTCATGCCCGCGCATCGCACGCTCGTGGTGCGCGGGCGCCAGGCCGAGGCGGCGCGCCTGCTGCGGTCGGTGCTGTGGATCGTGGCGGTGGCGAGCGTGGGCGTGGTGGCCGTGTGCGTGGCGTTCGCGGACTGGCTGATGCTGGCCGTGGTGCCGGGCTTCGCGGTGGCGCACCCGGAGCTGATGGCGCTGGCCACGCGGCTCTCGCGCTGGATGATGCCGTTCCTGCTGGTCATCGCGCTGGCGTCGGTTTACGGCAGCCTGCTGCTGGCCGATCGCCGCTTCTGGCTTTATTCCCTGGCGCCCATCGGGGCGAGCGCGGCCATGGTGCTCGCCGTCGTGTTGTTCGCGGGCCCCCTGGGGGCGAACTGCCTGGTGCTGGGGGTGCTGGCGGGCGGCGTGGTGCAGATGCTGATGTGCGCGGCGCCCTACCTGGGACGCCGACAGGGCCGTGCGCCCGGCCCGCCCATCGCCTTGCGCCAGCCGGCCCTGCGCAAGGTCGGGCGCGCGGTGGGGCCGATCGCCCTGGCGGCCATTCTCGCGCGCCTGGCGAGCCTGGTGGACCGCGTGCTGGCGTCGCTGTTTTGCGTCGTGGGCAGCCTGTCGGCCCTCTACGAGGCGTTCCGCGTGCTCCAGCTTCCCTTCGGGGTGTTCGGGCTGGCGGTGAGCCGGGCGGCGTTTCCCGCGATGATCGAGCGCGCGACGGCGCAGGACGCCGAGGGGTTCTCCCGCGCTGTGTCGCGTGCGCTGCGGCTGAACATGTTCCTCATGCTGCCGGCCACGGTGGGGCTGATGGTGCTGGCGACGCCGGTCGTGCGCCTGCTCTACGAGCGGGGCCGGTTCACCGCGGCCGACACGCAACTCACGGCGCTGGCCCTGGCCTGCTACGGCCTGGGCCTGGTGACGATGGGCTCGCGCACCGTGCTCTCGCGCGCGTTCTATGCCCTGCTCGACACGCGCACGCCGCTCCTCGTGTCGGCCATTGACGTGGCGGCGAACATCGTGATGAGTCTGGCGCTGGTGATGACGCCTCTGGCGCACGGGGGCCTCGCCCTCGCAACGAGCTTCGCCTCGATCCTCCACGCCTGGCTGCTCAAGGTGATGCTCGAGCGGACGCTGGCGCGGCAGGGCCAGCGCCTGGTGCTCGCCGGCCTCACGGCCGCCGTCGCGCGCATGGCGGCAGCCGGCGCCGTGATGGGCGTCGTGCTCTGGGCGGCCTGGGCCGGCCTGGCCGCGGCCGGCCTCGACCGCGGTCTGGCGGGGCGCCTGCTGTGCGTGCTCGGCCCCGGGGCCGCGGGGATGGCGGCCTATGTGGGCACCGCCGCCTGGCTCGGCTGCGAGGAGGTGCGGCGGCTGCGGTTCTGGGGGCGCCATTGACTCGGCGCGGAGGAGCGGTTAGACTCCGGGCGAACGGAGCCGGGGCGATGCGCGAACTCGAAGCCAAGCTGATCGTGCCCGACGAGGGCACCTTTGCCGCGCTGGCGAACGCCGGGCGGATCGGCCGCCTGCGCGTGGAGCCGCGCGGCCAGCGCCTTCAGCAGGACACCTACGTGGACACCCGCTGCCTCCGGCTGTTCCGCGCGGGCTACGCCTGCCGCCTGCGCCACGTGGAGCACAGGGCCTTTGCGGCCCTCAAGGGCCTGGGCGGCGCGGCCGGCCCCCTCCACGAACGCGAGGAGGTGGAACTCGAGATTGACAACCCCTCGATCGGCGCCCTGCTGCGCATGCCCGAGCCGCCGGGCAGCCTGGTGCGCCGCATCGCGGCCGGCGAGCCCGTGGTGCCGCTGTTCATCGTGGTCACGTGGCGTCGGCTGGCGGCGGTCAGCGACGGGCCGCGGGAGTGCTTCGAGATGGCCCTCGACCGGGCGCGCTTCTTCGGCCCCCGCGGGGAGCTGCACCTGCTGGAGGTCGAGCTGGAGTCGCTCGACGGCGATCGGGCCTTGCTGGAGAGCGCGGCGGCCGACCTGCGGCGCGAGCACGGGCTCACGGCCTCGGTGCTCTCGAAGTTCGAGCGCGGGCTGCGCTGGGCGGGCATCGCCGCGCCGTGAACAGGCCTGTTCCTCGGCTCATCTGGGTTCAGCGACCCTGACGCGGCCGCCGTCGGGGAGCCTGGGGCGGGTGCTGGCACCCCACCATGTCCGCCCCATAACCCTATACGCCGCAATGCTTTACGCTCTCCGGCCGTTCCGCCCGCATACTTGCTCATCCCGCAGACGAGCAAGTATGGCCGGAGCCGCGAGAATCGCCAATCCTCGCCCATCTACCCATACTTGCTCACTTCCTCCCTCTCCAGGTTGAGCAAGTATGGGCAATGCGCCCCCGCCAGGCAGTCGGCAGAGCCCTGCCGAGGCCCCCCAGACCCGCGATGGGCAGACATGCCCACACGCGGCGCCAGGCCGCTCGAGCCAGGCTCGCCGGAGCCTGAAGAGCCTACTTCTCCGCCACCTTGACCAGTCGGTTGATGGGGCTGGCGGCCACGCTCTGTTCGTGGCCGTCGGGCCAGCGGACCGTGATGTCGGCCGTGCCCTTGTGGCTGCCGAGGCCGAAGTGGGCGATGGGCGAGCTCTGCGAGGCGCCGCCCGTGCCGCAGGTGACCTCGCGGATCAGCGTGAGCGCGCCCGCGGTCACCGTGATGCGAGCGCCGATCCCCTGGCGATTGTTCTTCGAGCCGGCGAGCTGCACGCGCAGCCACGACGTGTCGGCCGCCTGATTCTCGAACAGCCGCACGCCGCCCGCGCCCGCCACCACCGCGTCCATGTCGCCGTCGTTGTCCTTGTCGAACCACGCCTGCCCCCAGGTGTTGAAGGCCAGGAGGCCCGAGCGCCAGGTGACCGCCTGGAACTTGCCCGCCCCGACATTCATGTAGAGCGCCGTGGGGCGCTCCTTGTAGATGGCCGTGATCAGAAGGTCCAGGTCGCCGTCGTTGTCCACGTCGCACAGGCCGGCCTCGGTGGCCATCTCCTGGAAGCGGACGCCCGAGGTGGCCGTGATGTCCTGGAACCTCCAGCCATCCTTCGCGCCCCCGTTGAGGTAGAGGGTCGTCGGGTCGGCGAACTCGAGGTACTGGGCCATCGCGTGGTTGGCCACCACGAGGTCCAGGTCGCCGTCGTTATCCAGGTCGCCCCAGACGCCGCTGACGCTGTGGCCGAACGCCAGCGCGTACTGGCCGAGGCCGGGGGTGCCCTGGACCCCGAGGGCCTGGGCCTCGTCGCCCAGCCGGCCCTCGCCGCGGTTCACCCAGAGCTGATTGGGCTGGAGGCGGTAGTTGGCCACGAAGAGGTCCGGGCGGCCGTCGTTATTGAAGTCGCCCCACGCGGCGCCGCGCGAGCAGCGCTCGCCGCCCCCGGCGACGCCGGAGGCCCGGCTGGCATCTTCGAAACGGCCCTTGCCGTTGTTGCGGAACAGGAAGGCGGGCTGCCCGAGCGCCGCGAGCTTCGGGTTGGGGTGGGCGGAGCAGCCGATGAAGATGTCGAGGGAACCGTCGCCATCGTAGTCGCAGATGGCGATGGCCTCGGGGGGGCCGGGGAAGGCATAGCCCAGGCCCGCCGCGGCCGTGACATCCTGGAAGGCGCCCGTGCCCAGGTTGCGCCAGAGGCGAAGCTTCGGAAACGCGGCGCACAGCAGGTCGAGGTGCCCGTCGTTGTCATAGTCGAGCCAGAGCGCCGCGAAGACGTCGGCGGCCGCCTCGATCCCCAGCTCGCGCGTCACCTCCTTGAAGGCCTTGCCGTCCACATTCCTGAACACGCGCCCGCCGATGCACAGGTCCTCGAACCCGTCGCCGTCGAAGTCGCCCACCGCCACGCGCGAGGCCACCAGGCCGCTCAGGCCGGCGGCCTCGGTGACATCGGTGAAGGTGACCTTGGGCTTCTGCTCGGCCGCGATGAAGCGGTTCCGCTGGGGGTCCGTGATCTTGGCCGCGTGATAGGTGTAGGCCAGGAAATCCTCGGCCACCGTGGCCGCCGCGTCGCGCTGGCGGGCCAGGAAGGCGTCGCGCTCGGGGTTGGCCGTCGGGCGGAGCTCGCGGCTCTTGAACAGGTCGGCGGCCTGCTCGAAGTAGGTGGCCGCCTGGGGCAGGTTCACGTCGTACAGCAGATAGGTCTTGGCCAGGAGGAAGTAGACCTCGGCGGGGATCGGCTTGTTGGCGAAGTAGCGGGTTCTCACGATGTCGTGCAAGTGCTGCTCGCCCAGCTTGGCGTAGATGCCCATCAGATGCACGTCCACCTGGCGCTCGAAGTCCAACGGCAGCCCGCGGAT harbors:
- the murJ gene encoding murein biosynthesis integral membrane protein MurJ, which gives rise to MARLIERTEQGEVAHDLVFGSTTIGRGRLNDIVIADAGERRVHAEILAVGGGRYIVRDPGSRSGVVVNGGRVEGRRVLAAGDELRVGGVGFTFEPDAPAEGAAAPQAKPQGRGFVRLTVGTMAARVFGFLRELVATAYFGLSSGIYDAYVAASTLPNLFRDVLGEQAAEGAFMPAHRTLVVRGRQAEAARLLRSVLWIVAVASVGVVAVCVAFADWLMLAVVPGFAVAHPELMALATRLSRWMMPFLLVIALASVYGSLLLADRRFWLYSLAPIGASAAMVLAVVLFAGPLGANCLVLGVLAGGVVQMLMCAAPYLGRRQGRAPGPPIALRQPALRKVGRAVGPIALAAILARLASLVDRVLASLFCVVGSLSALYEAFRVLQLPFGVFGLAVSRAAFPAMIERATAQDAEGFSRAVSRALRLNMFLMLPATVGLMVLATPVVRLLYERGRFTAADTQLTALALACYGLGLVTMGSRTVLSRAFYALLDTRTPLLVSAIDVAANIVMSLALVMTPLAHGGLALATSFASILHAWLLKVMLERTLARQGQRLVLAGLTAAVARMAAAGAVMGVVLWAAWAGLAAAGLDRGLAGRLLCVLGPGAAGMAAYVGTAAWLGCEEVRRLRFWGRH
- a CDS encoding CYTH domain-containing protein yields the protein MRELEAKLIVPDEGTFAALANAGRIGRLRVEPRGQRLQQDTYVDTRCLRLFRAGYACRLRHVEHRAFAALKGLGGAAGPLHEREEVELEIDNPSIGALLRMPEPPGSLVRRIAAGEPVVPLFIVVTWRRLAAVSDGPRECFEMALDRARFFGPRGELHLLEVELESLDGDRALLESAAADLRREHGLTASVLSKFERGLRWAGIAAP
- a CDS encoding FG-GAP-like repeat-containing protein; translation: MRTPSARWMLPAILGLFILSSPARAAALPEGDVLGDLVRAGRTLYEQGKLESALEKFQQVLKLDAENKMAHHYQARIQGQLKQFRAAIDSLRTLQGLGVSLINEDMQTTLNLVVNGILDIKELKERGDLLIHLRETIRGLPLDFERQVDVHLMGIYAKLGEQHLHDIVRTRYFANKPIPAEVYFLLAKTYLLYDVNLPQAATYFEQAADLFKSRELRPTANPERDAFLARQRDAAATVAEDFLAYTYHAAKITDPQRNRFIAAEQKPKVTFTDVTEAAGLSGLVASRVAVGDFDGDGFEDLCIGGRVFRNVDGKAFKEVTRELGIEAAADVFAALWLDYDNDGHLDLLCAAFPKLRLWRNLGTGAFQDVTAAAGLGYAFPGPPEAIAICDYDGDGSLDIFIGCSAHPNPKLAALGQPAFLFRNNGKGRFEDASRASGVAGGGERCSRGAAWGDFNNDGRPDLFVANYRLQPNQLWVNRGEGRLGDEAQALGVQGTPGLGQYALAFGHSVSGVWGDLDNDGDLDLVVANHAMAQYLEFADPTTLYLNGGAKDGWRFQDITATSGVRFQEMATEAGLCDVDNDGDLDLLITAIYKERPTALYMNVGAGKFQAVTWRSGLLAFNTWGQAWFDKDNDGDMDAVVAGAGGVRLFENQAADTSWLRVQLAGSKNNRQGIGARITVTAGALTLIREVTCGTGGASQSSPIAHFGLGSHKGTADITVRWPDGHEQSVAASPINRLVKVAEK